From Anopheles coluzzii chromosome 3, AcolN3, whole genome shotgun sequence, the proteins below share one genomic window:
- the LOC120954611 gene encoding 26S proteasome regulatory subunit 6A-B-like, with the protein MAENQIESHLREDSIEKAVEETFLGWSTEELIRRTNGLNNEIKALKDLLVSPVMDLKTLTGKVKANAEHIKLQKRLPYLVATVMEVLDMDPLEEEKEQEDAMLLQDSQRKCKSAIIKTSTRQTFFLPMIGLVEPEALKPGDLVGLNKDAHLIMEKLPPELDPRVKAMEVIERPTEQYIDIGGLDAQIAELMEAIVLPLTHKAKFERIGIQPPKGVLMYGPPGTGKTLLARACAAQTKATFIKLAGPQLVQMFIGDGAKLVRDAFALAKEKAPTILFIDELDAIGTKRFDSTKAGDREVQRTMLELLNQLDGFSSSADVKVIGATNRVDILDPAMLRSGRLDRKIEFPHPNDVARARIMQIHSRRMNVSGEVNYEELARSTDGFNGAQCKAVCVEAGMIALRRSAVEVAHEDFMEAILEVQAKKKAALNYFA; encoded by the coding sequence ATGGCTGAAAACCAGATAGAATCGCATTTGCGGGAAGATTCCATCGAGAAAGCGGTTGAAGAAACGTTCCTAGGTTGGAGTACGGAGGAGTTAATTCGACGCACTAACGGGTTAAACAACGAGATCAAAGCGTTGAAGGATCTGCTAGTGTCTCCCGTCATGGATCTGAAAACGTTGACCGGGAAGGTAAAAGCGAACGCCGAGCATATCAAGCTGCAAAAACGTTTGCCCTATCTGGTGGCGACCGTCATGGAGGTGCTCGACATGGATCCGCtcgaggaggagaaggagcagGAGGACGCGATGCTGCTGCAGGATTCGCAGCGGAAGTGTAAAAGCGCGATCATCAAAACCTCCACCCGGCAAACGTTTTTCCTGCCCATGATTGGGCTCGTCGAACCGGAAGCGCTGAAGCCGGGAGATTTGGTCGGGCTGAACAAGGACGCGCACCTAATTATGGAGAAGCTGCCGCCGGAGCTCGATCCCCGGGTGAAGGCGATGGAGGTGATCGAGCGGCCCACGGAGCAGTACATCGATATTGGCGGACTGGACGCCCAGATAGCGGAGCTGATGGAAGCGATCGTGCTGCCGCTGACGCACAAGGCAAAGTTCGAGCGCATCGGCATTCAGCCACCGAAGGGCGTGCTGATGTACGGGCCACCGGGCACGGGCAAAACGTTGCTGGCCCGGGCCTGTGCCGCCCAGACGAAGGCGACCTTCATCAAGCTGGCCGGCCCGCAGCTGGTGCAGATGTTCATCGGCGACGGGGCCAAGCTGGTGCGGGATGCGTTCGCGCTGGCGAAGGAAAAAGCGCCCACCATCCTGTTCATCGACGAGCTGGACGCGATCGGTACGAAGCGGTTCGATTCGACCAAGGCCGGCGACCGGGAGGTGCAGCGCACCATGCTGGAGCTGCTGAATCAGCTGGACGGGTTCAGCTCGTCGGCCGACGTCAAGGTGATTGGGGCGACCAACCGGGTGGACATACTCGATCCAGCGATGCTACGGTCCGGGCGGCTCGATCGGAAGATTGAATTTCCCCACCCGAACGATGTGGCACGGGCCCGCATCATGCAGATCCATTCGCGCCGGATGAACGTGAGCGGGGAGGTGAACTACGAGGAGTTGGCCCGCTCGACGGACGGTTTCAACGGTGCCCAGTGTAAGGCGGTCTGCGTGGAGGCTGGCATGATTGCGTTGCGCCGTTCGGCGGTGGAGGTTGCGCACGAAGATTTCATGGAGGCCATCCTGGAGGTGCAGGCGAAGAAGAAGGCCGCTCTTAACTATTTTGcgtag